The sequence GTATATTTCAAGCAGTCTGCAAGACGTtaagttaaatcatccatgttATCCGGTTATTACATAAGGATGCAATATTCTATAACTTTACCATCTAAGATAGTCTAAGTTATGCTATATTAGTCCAGTGTTACTTATCTAATGGTGGATTAATTAAAGAAATCTTAGCAATGCTATAAAAtggcttttattttatttttatcacttTTGGAGTCCTTTTTGTGCTTGGTTTACCAACCTCTTTGGAGGACCTTCGTTATAGATATGAATTGTCCCAGAAAAGTAGTGAGAGACTATTGTTGAGTTTCAAAAAGGACATTGGTAGTTAATATCTGTAATGACATGAGCTACAAAGATTGATAATATCTTATTTTGTGTTTGGATTGATTTCAAACTCCTTGACTTGTTTGGTTGGACAAAACTCaagtaaatattaaattaactcTGTATAAGATTAagcaatttcaataataattatgaaaattttcatattaGTCCAAGAGGTGTCTTGAAATCCATTCCTCAAATCAAAACCCTTACTCCAAATCAATTTCATCAATCCAAGCGCAACCTTAGTTATTTTGCACTTTTTTCGTGTTGAGTTGTGTGTTTTTGTGGTAGGGAAGACTTATGTATGTAAATTGAGTGGTCAACGGTCAACCTACTGGCCTTTTTCTCATGAAGAAATCCATGCTAATAATACTTACCATAATTTTTCTAGGTCGAGCAAATGGGATGGTAGAAATCTATCGATTGGGACaaagatttaaattttcaaaatacttTTCCTTTTGGACTCACTGTTTTGTTTGGATTATGAAATCACCAGGCCATCGAGCCCAGTATCTTATTGAGGTTTTATGTActcattgaaaatataaaaaaagaacGGATTACCTTTCCTTTATTGTAGGAAATTAATTGTGGTCAACATATGTATTAGAGCGTGCCAACTGGTTGAGTCTGTCTTAAACACGGCATGCAGTGTAATTTTCAATCTCCTTTTTTTATTTCAGCTAGATTTCTTGCTAGCTCatgtaaatttttataaatttggtcATCTTGGATTAGATTTGCATAATACACTCGACCACTGGCAATGTGTTTGCTACAATAATCACACTTACTACTCAATTTTATTGACCCGATATTATTTTCGTTAAATGAAAGATGGAGGAAAAAATAGTATAAATACAGATCTGTTCGGTCAGAAGTTTACATGGTCTCGTTTTTTCTATAGGTGAATGACTTGTTGAGGTATACAACTAGCTGGTTTTTTCATTAAATGGCATCAGTGGGTGTAGCTCCCACTTCTGGTTTAAGGGAGTCTGGCAGTCATGAAATGGGGGTCGATAGGTTGCCCGAGGAGATGCATGAGATGAAAATCCGGGATGATAAGGTACGTTTAAAGTCTCTTCTTCTGTTTTTATTACATCTGTTTGGAAGTTTTCCTAACTCTTACCTGGATTGAGGTTGGGCCTAGCTTAACGTGGCTATGATATTCTAGGAAATGGAAGCAACACTTGTGGATGGTAATGGGACTGAGACTGGGCACATAATTGTGACAACTATTGGTGGCCGAAATGGTCAACCAAAGCAGGTGATGCACCGTAAAAACATTATATTTTGTCAGTTGTCTTATCCAGAGGATTGGGGAAAAAGTACTTGGTTGCAAGTCATGGAACTGTGTTTTGTGGTCCTCAGTTATGTTGGTATTCTGACTGCTTAAGTTAAACTTttgatgttttctttttgggGATGCTTTCAGACAATTAGCTACATGGCTGAACGTGTTGTCGGACATGGATCATTTGGAGTAGTGTTCCAGGTGCGATTTCTTTGTTGTTTTTGACTTGTAAGTGATGGTTACAACTGTATTTTCTGTTTTACTATGGACGACGATAACGGATATTATTGTTTCTTAACCTTGTTGATCATCCAGGCAAAATGCTTGGAGACCGGCGAATCTGTTGCCATAAAGAAGGTTCTTCAGGACAAGAGGTACAAGAACCGTGAGCTGCAAACCATGCGCCTACTTGACCATCCAAATGTTGTGGCCTTCAAGCACTGTTTCTTCTCAACTACTGAAAAGGATGAATTGTATCTTAATCTGGTACTCGAATATGTTCCGGAAACTGTCCATCGAGTTATCAAGCATTATAATAAGTTGAACCAGCGGATGCCTCTGATATATGTGAAGCTGTATGGTTACCAGGTGTGTGGTTTGCTTTTGGGGCTGCTTTCAGATGTATATGATCTCTTTGTCTGGTAGCAGTACACTTGGCTACTGTTTTTTCCTTTATATATTCTCTTTCATAATGGGCACAACCTTGATCACACCTCCTGGATGCCAAATGTACTGTTGCAACTGGCATTGCAAGAGATGGATTTACCTGTTTTGACATGTGGTTGCACCCATTTATTATCATGCTTTTAGGGGTGATGGGACGGGGACtttttttcattgttttttaTGGGCTATTTGGGCAATGACTTCAGCACAAGCTAGAGTGCATAATAGCTTTTGCCCTGATTATCACAAATACTACCTGGAATCGTGCTGTCTGTTCTCTGTTCTACTACCTGTGAACTGAATGTTTAATTTAAGATATCTCATCTGTGATTCGGTGAATGTActgttatattattatttggCTATGTGTCAGATCTTCAGAGCATTGGGCTACATCCATCGTGGTATTGGAGTATGTCACAGAGATATAAAGCCTCAAAATTTGTTGGTATGTAAATTTCAGATTATATGATTACTTTGTTTACTTGTTACCCTTCACATATCGAAGCTTGTGTATCCTTAGTGCCAAGATAAATTGACTTTTAGAGTACATCACTTTTGTGTATTATCAACTAATTAGATTTAATATTGTCTGTGTCATCTctcttatgatatttttaatccATATAGTTGATTCTTTTCATggtgatataaataattggCAAATTCGAAGTAATGTCTCATAGTTCAACCTCAACAGAGTTTACTTTCTACTTTTCTTGTGTATGTGATATGATTTTGTTAAGATGTCTCACATCGTTTGGACTGAGTTTttgggagttgtatatatggacttggacaatcctctcaCTTGAGTTAGCATTTGAGATTGATTTATgtccaagtctcaatcttaacccactgttatgtgttggactgtccATAACTAGGCCACATGTTAATGTCTCCACGCTCTGGTttgggagttgtatatatggacttgaGTAATagcttttgaggttgagttaggtccaagtccAACCTTAACATTGTATTTGAGCCAGGTTCCGATGTTGTCTTGTAAACTTTCCCTCTTGGGCCACtcgttctgcccatagttgggtcacTTGTAAACTTTAGATCAGATGTTCATTTCTGGGCATGAGAAGTTTGTTatttgtcccacatcggttggattaAATGTCCGTGAGTtatatatatggacttggacaatcttcaccttgagctagcttttggggttgagatAGGTCTAAGTCTCagtcttaacatggtatcagagcccaggCACATCGTTATGTGTTAGATTGCCCATATGAACTTGGACAATCTTCTCACTTGAGTTAGTTTTTGGGATTGAGTTGGGTCTAAGTCACAATCTTAAAACATTTTTGTACTTTTTTAATCACACAGATGTACGAGGTGTATTCAAATTTCATGGGGTAGTATGTCCAGAAGAACGACCATAGCCTCTCCCATCTACTTGGGTAGAAAATGATGAATTTAGATACATATGTACTCacatacataaatattttagtgagcTATGTTTTTTCAAGTGTTAATTTTGTAATAAAAGAGAAGTATAGAAAATTTTGTGTTGAATATCTTagattaaaatgttttttttataaatgtcaCATTCCTACTTTCTTGTTCTGACTTTTTTCACGTCTTTGGATTATTAAAACGCAactgaaaaacaatttttcaaGGAAACcacattattttttcaaaaaagaacATATATTTAAATGTGCCTCCATCCAAATGCAAATAAGGCCTGCCATATGAATCTatgatgatgaatatgaatatttgCTCAAAAGAAACCAACAATTCATTTGTAccttttgtaaaataaaatacttgGAAAGTTTGCTGTTATTCAGCCATAACAAATGGCGGTATAAGTTGCCTCGATGTAA comes from Primulina huaijiensis isolate GDHJ02 chromosome 2, ASM1229523v2, whole genome shotgun sequence and encodes:
- the LOC140970127 gene encoding shaggy-related protein kinase alpha-like; translation: MASVGVAPTSGLRESGSHEMGVDRLPEEMHEMKIRDDKEMEATLVDGNGTETGHIIVTTIGGRNGQPKQTISYMAERVVGHGSFGVVFQAKCLETGESVAIKKVLQDKRYKNRELQTMRLLDHPNVVAFKHCFFSTTEKDELYLNLVLEYVPETVHRVIKHYNKLNQRMPLIYVKLYGYQIFRALGYIHRGIGVCHRDIKPQNLLVNPHTHQVKLCDFGSAKVLVKGEPNISYICSRYYRAPELIFGATEYTTAIDIWSAGCVLAELLLGQPLFPGESGVDQLVEIIKVLGTPTREEIKCMNPNYTEFKFPQIKAHPWHKVFHKRMPPEAVDLVSRLLQYSPNLRCTALDAMTHTFFDELRDSNTRLPNGRFLPPLFNFKPHELKGVPEEILIKLIPEHARKQCPFLGL